One segment of Castanea sativa cultivar Marrone di Chiusa Pesio chromosome 3, ASM4071231v1 DNA contains the following:
- the LOC142629191 gene encoding transcription factor MYB106-like has protein sequence MGRSPCCEKVGLKKGLWTPEEDQKLLAYIEEHGHGHGSWRGLPAKAGLQRCGRSCRLRWTNYLRPDIKRGKFSLQEEQTIIQLHALLGNRWSAIATHLPKRTDNEIKNYWNTHLKKRLTKMGIDPVTHKPKTDALSSGSGNSKNAANLSHMAQWESARIEAEARLVRESKLVVVSKPIQSQTQSQIQTQLINKSPPPPCLDVLKAWQGVWSKSISPGMFPIGCDDLESPTSTLSFADHTVTIPNVVFNESTVSAALDFAKNSVTCEMDNTMSLQDMNNSSTTTTTTTTNTTASAWLIGDSFRAVNENNMQLSNIMEGFTDIFGYNCEEHNTMMGGGDSLDNGDKSCGGNFEENSKNYWNSIFHLVNASSSSTPCVLKF, from the exons ATGGGCAGGTCTCCATGTTGTGAAAAGGTGGGGTTAAAAAAAGGTCTATGGACTCCTGAGGAAGACCAAAAGCTCTTGGCTTACATCGAAGAACATGGTCATGGTCATGGAAGCTGGCGAGGCTTGCCTGCAAAAGCTG gACTTCAGAGATGTGGGAGAAGCTGCCGATTGAGGTGGACAAATTACCTCAGACCAGACATTAAAAGAGGAAAGTTCAGTTTGCAGGAAGAGCAAACCATCATTCAGCTTCATGCTCTTCTTGGAAACAG ATGGTCAGCTATAGCAACTCACTTGCCCAAGAGAACCGATAATGAGATCAAGAACTATTGGAACACACATTTGAAGAAAAGGCTAACTAAGATGGGCATTGATCCCGTGACCCACAAGCCCAAAACCGATGCACTCAGCTCAGGCAGTGGCAACTCCAAAAATGCAGCCAATTTAAGCCACATGGCTCAGTGGGAGAGTGCACGTATTGAAGCTGAAGCTAGACTTGTGAGAGAGTCCAAGCTTGTTGTGGTGTCTAAACCTATTCAGTCTCAGACTCAGAGTCAGATTCAGACTCAGCTTATCAACAAaagcccaccaccaccatgccTAGACGTACTCAAAGCTTGGCAAGGAGTGTGGTCAAAGTCAATAAGTCCAGGAATGTTCCCTATAGGTTGTGATGACCTTGAATCTCCGACTTCCACGTTGAGCTTCGCAGACCACACTGTCACTATCCCAAACGTTGTGTTCAATGAAAGCACAGTGAGTGCAGCACTTGATTTCGCCAAAAACTCAGTCACATGTGAAATGGATAACACAATGTCATTGCAGGACATGAATAATAGTAGTACCACAACAACAACTACTACTACTAACACCACAGCAAGTGCATGGTTAATTGGCGACTCTTTTAGGGCTGTGAATGAAAACAACATGCAACTCTCAAATATCATGGAAGGTTTCACGGATATCTTTGGTTACAATTGTGAAGAACATAACACAATGATGGGTGGAGGAGACAGCTTGGACAATGGGGACAAAAGTTGCGGCGGAAATTTTGAGGAGAACAGTAAGAATTACTGGAACAGTATATTCCATTTGGTGAATGCTTCGTCCTCTAGTACACCTTGTGTTCTGAAATTTTGA